CAACGATCAGTACGCCGTGGCACTGTCGCTGATCGAACATGGCAAGGTGGTGCTCGGCGTGCTGGGATGCCCGAGTCTGCCCCATGATGGCAAGAAGCCCAACGGGCCGGCCGGCTGCCTGTTCATCGCCGTGCAGGGTCAGGGCGCAACGATGCGGACACTCGACGATCCGACGGAGCACAAGGTTCACGTGACGAGCATCAGCGATCCGAGCAAGGCGAGCTTCTGTGAGTCGGTCGAGTCGGCTCACTCGGCGCAGGACGACTCGGCCAAGGTCGCTGAACTGCTCGGCATCAGCGGGCCCCCCTATCGCATCGACAGCCAGTGCAAGTATGCGGCGGTATCGCGCGGCGACGCATCGATCTACCTCCGCCTGCCGACGAAGAAGGGCTACGAGGAGAAGATCTGGGACCACGCGGCAGGCTGCATCGTGATCCGCGAAGCCGGCGGCCGCGCGACGGACGTGCGCGGCAACGAACTGGACTTCTCACTCGGCCGCACGCTGCGCGACAACATGGGGGTCGTGGTCACCAACGGCCTGCTGCACGATCGGGTGATCGCGGCGGTGCGAAAGGTG
This sequence is a window from Phycisphaerales bacterium. Protein-coding genes within it:
- a CDS encoding 3'(2'),5'-bisphosphate nucleotidase produces the protein MKYAAERQAAVNAVLDACHLCKTVQATLISEETMAKKDKSPVTVADFGAQAVVASQLRKAFPNDPLVGEEDAAALRGDEGAELRRKVVASVQKVAPSMTEAAILDSIDRGMYEGGPKGRHWTLDPIDGTKGFLRNDQYAVALSLIEHGKVVLGVLGCPSLPHDGKKPNGPAGCLFIAVQGQGATMRTLDDPTEHKVHVTSISDPSKASFCESVESAHSAQDDSAKVAELLGISGPPYRIDSQCKYAAVSRGDASIYLRLPTKKGYEEKIWDHAAGCIVIREAGGRATDVRGNELDFSLGRTLRDNMGVVVTNGLLHDRVIAAVRKVLGV